Proteins from a genomic interval of Agromyces sp. Leaf222:
- a CDS encoding bifunctional lysylphosphatidylglycerol flippase/synthetase MprF, with protein MTDSTNTVQGGSSAAVKDTDQARKRPSAADAADASPATPTPARRALRLLARVPFTLVLLATLVIVGILVGGFTAPITDADWYETFAYGVPSFADGRWWTTLTGTFLVAQPWGYLVLVLTALGVGWLEFRRGTGRAAAYFFGGQAIAIIGSAIVIAGFAEMGSHWAEALVTQVDVGPSGGVFACITAAAASLGSPWRGRALLVLTAFTLVSVLFLGTIADVEHAMAVGMVLLINAGSFSKPTLREQRWVAFVMIVALIVVQLIASIVPTYGPFGMTQVGGIDVLDVVIDLIIVVVVATGLRGGYRAAWVVAVILAAFNVLAGALSVFIIAHPDLFDGSTDYDDREGLAFAAASGFLWAVMLVWLVVCARAFRARLRRRLTGDRGADRPGARLDEVRHVVQTAGGGALSWMATWRDNRHYFGSDTGTVVAYQTHQGVALVLGDPIAEPEKLGETLTEFIDTAERAGFVVCVFGAGSAARDAMPTGWHALQVAEDTIVDLPSLEFTGKKWGAVRTALNRADRDGVRFRFASLAAEPRAVRAQITAISEQWVGDKGLPEMRFTLGSIDEALDPAVRMAIAESADGTVQGFLSWLPVYAPGGRIRGWTLDLMRRRDGGGFPPVMEFLIGSSALAFRDEGAEFLSLSGAPLARTDSPDDERQIEVILDKLGGILEPAYGFRSLHRFKQKFNPRGEPMYLLYRDGADLARIGVGLVRAYLPDASVPQLVRAGLSIGK; from the coding sequence ATGACCGACTCGACGAACACGGTGCAGGGCGGGTCATCCGCCGCCGTGAAGGACACCGACCAGGCGCGCAAGCGGCCCTCCGCCGCCGACGCGGCCGACGCCTCGCCGGCGACCCCGACGCCCGCGCGGCGGGCGCTCCGGCTCCTCGCGCGGGTGCCGTTCACGCTCGTGCTGCTGGCGACGCTCGTGATCGTCGGCATCCTGGTCGGCGGCTTCACGGCGCCGATCACCGACGCGGACTGGTACGAGACGTTCGCCTACGGCGTGCCCTCGTTCGCCGACGGTCGCTGGTGGACGACGCTGACCGGCACGTTCCTCGTCGCGCAGCCGTGGGGCTACCTCGTGCTCGTGCTCACGGCCCTCGGCGTCGGCTGGCTCGAGTTCCGGCGCGGCACCGGCCGGGCCGCCGCCTACTTCTTCGGCGGTCAGGCGATCGCCATCATCGGCTCCGCGATCGTCATCGCCGGCTTCGCCGAGATGGGGTCGCACTGGGCCGAGGCGCTCGTCACCCAGGTCGACGTCGGCCCCTCGGGCGGCGTGTTCGCGTGCATCACCGCCGCCGCCGCGAGCCTCGGGTCGCCGTGGCGCGGCCGGGCCCTGCTCGTGCTGACGGCGTTCACGCTCGTGAGCGTGCTCTTCCTGGGCACGATCGCCGACGTCGAGCACGCGATGGCGGTCGGCATGGTGCTGCTCATCAACGCCGGCTCGTTCAGCAAGCCGACGCTGCGCGAGCAGCGCTGGGTGGCGTTCGTCATGATCGTCGCGCTCATCGTCGTGCAGCTCATCGCCTCGATCGTGCCGACGTACGGTCCGTTCGGCATGACGCAGGTGGGCGGCATCGACGTGCTCGACGTCGTGATCGACCTGATCATCGTGGTCGTCGTCGCGACCGGCCTCCGCGGCGGGTACCGCGCGGCCTGGGTCGTCGCCGTCATCCTGGCCGCGTTCAACGTGCTGGCGGGCGCGCTCTCGGTCTTCATCATCGCCCACCCCGACCTGTTCGACGGCAGCACCGACTACGACGACCGCGAGGGGCTCGCGTTCGCCGCGGCATCCGGATTCCTGTGGGCGGTGATGCTCGTGTGGCTCGTGGTGTGCGCGCGGGCGTTCCGCGCCAGGCTCCGGCGACGGCTGACCGGCGACCGCGGTGCCGACCGCCCTGGCGCTCGCCTCGACGAGGTGCGGCACGTCGTGCAGACGGCCGGCGGCGGCGCCCTCTCGTGGATGGCGACGTGGCGCGACAACCGGCACTACTTCGGCTCGGACACCGGCACGGTGGTCGCCTATCAGACTCACCAGGGTGTCGCGCTCGTGCTCGGCGACCCCATCGCCGAGCCGGAGAAGCTCGGCGAGACCCTGACCGAGTTCATCGACACGGCCGAGCGCGCCGGCTTCGTGGTGTGCGTGTTCGGCGCGGGGTCGGCGGCGCGCGATGCGATGCCGACGGGCTGGCACGCCCTGCAGGTCGCCGAGGACACGATCGTCGACCTGCCCAGCCTCGAGTTCACGGGCAAGAAGTGGGGTGCGGTGCGCACGGCGCTGAACCGGGCCGACCGCGACGGGGTGCGGTTCCGGTTCGCCTCGCTCGCCGCCGAGCCTCGCGCGGTGCGCGCCCAGATCACGGCGATCTCCGAGCAGTGGGTGGGCGACAAGGGCCTGCCCGAGATGCGCTTCACGCTCGGGTCGATCGACGAGGCGCTCGATCCCGCGGTGCGCATGGCGATCGCCGAGTCCGCCGACGGCACCGTGCAGGGCTTCCTGAGCTGGCTGCCCGTGTACGCGCCCGGCGGCCGCATCCGCGGATGGACGCTCGACCTCATGCGACGCCGTGACGGCGGCGGGTTCCCGCCCGTCATGGAGTTCCTCATCGGGTCGTCGGCGCTCGCCTTCCGCGACGAGGGGGCGGAGTTCCTCTCCCTGTCGGGGGCGCCGCTCGCCCGAACCGACTCGCCCGACGACGAGCGCCAGATCGAGGTCATCCTCGACAAGCTCGGCGGCATCCTCGAGCCGGCCTACGGGTTCCGCTCGCTGCACCGGTTCAAGCAGAAGTTCAACCCGCGCGGCGAGCCCATGTACCTGCTCTACCGCGACGGCGCCGACCTCGCCCGCATCGGCGTCGGGCTCGTGCGCGCGTACCTGCCCGACGCGTCGGTGCCGCAGCTCGTGCGCG